The Deltaproteobacteria bacterium genome has a segment encoding these proteins:
- a CDS encoding ABC transporter ATP-binding protein — protein sequence MSEDQKNVVIQLVDVEKSFGTQKVLDKVNLTVREGTTTVIVGASGQGKSVILKHMLGLVRPDAGKVLVFGEDMARLNKKEMNRVRRNFGVLFQNVALFDSMTVYDNVALPLRERTKATEGEIRRNVEEKLSMLDLQGAGEKYPAQISGGMQKRVGLARALVLNPKVVFYDEPTTGLDVNKSNEIYRLFYKTQAHLKYTAVMVSHDVPKIFKLSDYVALLADCKIQGCMSPEEFQLSGNPHIRSFVETTMGPIYSSEMEETDLYETT from the coding sequence ATGAGTGAAGATCAGAAAAATGTAGTTATCCAATTAGTGGACGTGGAGAAATCTTTCGGAACGCAGAAGGTTCTGGATAAGGTGAATCTGACCGTCCGGGAAGGAACAACCACGGTCATTGTCGGGGCAAGCGGTCAGGGAAAGAGCGTAATTTTAAAGCACATGCTCGGCTTGGTGCGTCCGGATGCGGGGAAGGTCCTCGTTTTCGGAGAGGATATGGCCCGGCTGAACAAGAAGGAGATGAACCGGGTACGCCGCAATTTCGGTGTTCTCTTTCAGAATGTTGCTCTTTTTGATTCCATGACGGTCTATGATAACGTGGCCCTGCCGCTTCGGGAGCGGACAAAGGCGACGGAAGGGGAGATCCGTCGGAATGTGGAAGAGAAGCTTTCGATGCTCGATTTGCAGGGGGCCGGAGAAAAATATCCGGCGCAGATCAGCGGCGGGATGCAGAAGCGGGTTGGACTGGCCCGGGCGTTGGTGCTGAATCCGAAGGTGGTCTTCTACGATGAACCGACCACGGGACTGGATGTAAACAAGAGCAATGAGATCTACCGGCTTTTTTACAAGACCCAGGCACACCTGAAATATACGGCCGTGATGGTCAGTCATGATGTGCCGAAGATCTTTAAGCTCTCCGACTATGTTGCCCTGCTGGCCGACTGCAAAATCCAGGGATGCATGTCGCCGGAGGAGTTTCAGCTTTCCGGTAATCCACATATCCGCTCCTTCGTCGAGACGACGATGGGGCCGATCTATTCCAGTGAGATGGAGGAGACCGATCTCTATGAAACGACTTAA
- the mlaD gene encoding outer membrane lipid asymmetry maintenance protein MlaD: MKRLNIETAVGVFVILGFLCFAYLSIKLGGVELWGNNKTYTVDARFDSIAGLKVGAYVEIGGVKVGKVASIRLDPKEYEAVVDMSINKKVKLQDDSIASIRTAGIIGDRYVSITPGGSEDYIKPGGEITETESAINLEELVSKYIFEKK, from the coding sequence ATGAAACGACTTAATATCGAAACGGCGGTGGGGGTATTCGTGATTCTTGGGTTTCTCTGTTTTGCCTATCTCTCGATCAAGCTGGGCGGCGTGGAACTCTGGGGAAACAATAAGACCTATACCGTTGATGCGAGATTTGATTCCATTGCCGGGCTGAAGGTCGGTGCTTACGTGGAGATCGGCGGAGTGAAGGTGGGAAAGGTCGCATCGATCAGGCTCGACCCGAAGGAGTACGAAGCGGTCGTCGATATGTCCATCAACAAGAAGGTCAAGCTGCAGGATGACAGCATCGCATCGATCCGTACGGCCGGAATCATTGGAGACCGTTACGTCAGCATTACCCCCGGGGGGTCGGAAGATTACATAAAACCCGGCGGAGAGATTACGGAGACGGAATCGGCGATCAACCTGGAGGAGTTGGTGAGTAAGTATATCTTTGAAAAGAAATAA
- the nifA gene encoding nif-specific transcriptional activator NifA, producing MKTERGRTHSGPDGSRKVLELTTLYEISKLVSTTFDLDRVAAATLKLLSDFLGLNRGTLTLLDGETGRLVIRAAYGMTRDEMEKGNYRIGEGVTGKVVKTGVPMIVPKIGAEPMFLDRTGSRSRLNQDEISFLSVPIKLDGKVIGVLSVDHLFSHSASFDREIRFLTIVAGTFAQAVRIQRMVEAEKAALKEENRSLRTQLAGRYRFENIIGESDRMQEVFEAVGQVSRSNATVMLRGESGTGKELIARAIHYNSLRSGGPFVKLNCAALPETLLETELFGHEKGAFTGAERQRPGRFELASGGTLFLDEIGEVPPSFQVKLLRVLQEREFERVGGTETLAVDVRIIVATNRDLEKAVSEGKFREDLYYRLNVIPIFLPSLRERREDLPLLIEHFLRRFNEENGKDVSIPPAIMRVLMEHPWPGNVRALENYIERMVVMARGNEARLEDLPAYVREGISFASPEAPGKGRKEDGENLSILEEMERRRLLATLKEAGWVQARAARVLGITPRQVGYKIKKYGISPREQS from the coding sequence ATGAAGACGGAAAGGGGGCGCACGCACAGTGGCCCGGACGGAAGCAGGAAGGTGCTGGAGCTGACCACGCTCTACGAGATCAGCAAGCTCGTCTCGACCACGTTCGACCTCGACCGTGTGGCCGCGGCGACACTGAAACTCCTCTCCGACTTTCTCGGTCTCAATCGCGGGACCCTGACCCTCCTCGACGGGGAGACGGGAAGACTGGTGATCCGGGCCGCCTACGGGATGACCCGGGACGAGATGGAGAAAGGGAATTACCGGATCGGCGAAGGGGTGACGGGAAAGGTCGTGAAGACCGGGGTTCCCATGATCGTGCCGAAGATCGGCGCCGAACCGATGTTCCTCGACCGGACCGGTTCGCGGAGCCGGCTCAACCAGGACGAGATATCCTTTCTTTCGGTGCCGATCAAACTCGATGGAAAGGTGATCGGGGTCCTGAGCGTGGACCATCTTTTTTCTCACAGCGCCTCCTTCGACCGGGAGATCCGTTTCCTGACGATCGTGGCCGGGACCTTCGCCCAGGCGGTCCGGATCCAGCGGATGGTGGAGGCGGAGAAGGCCGCCCTGAAGGAAGAAAACAGATCCCTCCGGACGCAGCTTGCCGGCAGGTACCGTTTCGAGAATATCATCGGCGAGTCCGACCGGATGCAGGAGGTCTTCGAGGCGGTCGGGCAGGTAAGCCGGAGTAACGCCACGGTGATGCTCCGGGGAGAGAGCGGGACCGGGAAGGAGCTGATCGCCCGGGCGATTCACTATAACAGCCTCCGGAGCGGGGGTCCCTTCGTGAAGCTCAACTGCGCGGCCCTGCCGGAAACCCTGCTGGAGACGGAACTCTTCGGTCATGAAAAGGGGGCCTTTACCGGCGCCGAGCGTCAGAGGCCGGGGCGTTTTGAACTGGCCTCCGGCGGGACCCTCTTCCTCGACGAGATCGGAGAGGTTCCACCCTCCTTCCAGGTCAAACTGCTCCGTGTCCTCCAGGAGCGTGAATTCGAACGTGTAGGGGGGACGGAGACCCTGGCGGTCGATGTCCGGATCATCGTTGCGACCAACCGTGACCTGGAGAAGGCCGTAAGTGAAGGGAAATTCCGGGAGGACCTTTACTACCGGTTGAACGTGATCCCCATATTCCTTCCCAGCCTGCGGGAACGTCGTGAGGATCTGCCGCTGCTGATCGAGCACTTCCTCCGCCGTTTCAACGAGGAGAATGGTAAGGATGTGAGTATACCACCGGCTATCATGAGGGTCCTTATGGAGCATCCCTGGCCGGGGAATGTCCGGGCGCTGGAAAATTATATCGAACGGATGGTCGTCATGGCGCGTGGAAACGAAGCCCGCCTGGAGGACCTTCCCGCTTATGTCCGGGAGGGGATCTCCTTTGCATCTCCCGAGGCGCCGGGAAAGGGACGAAAGGAAGACGGAGAGAACCTTTCCATCCTTGAAGAAATGGAAAGGAGGCGCCTTCTCGCAACCCTGAAAGAGGCGGGATGGGTCCAGGCCCGGGCGGCACGTGTCCTCGGAATTACGCCGCGACAGGTGGGATACAAGATCAAAAAGTATGGGATTTCACCAAGGGAGCAATCCTGA
- a CDS encoding glutamine--tRNA ligase/YqeY domain fusion protein, with amino-acid sequence MEGRNKMPPLEPKTSSDFIRTIIAQDLREGRFDGPVHTRFPPEPNGYLHIGHAKSICLNFGIAAEYDGGLCNLRFDDTNPAREEAEYIEAIREDLRWLGFDWGGREYYASDYFDRLYEFACRLIREEKAYVDDLTPEEIREYRGTPFEAGRESPHRNRSVEENLDLFERMRQGEFPDGSRVLRAKIDMAHPNLNMRDPVLYRVLHAPHHRTGHKWCIYPMYDFAHGQSDSIEGITHSICTLEFEDHRPLYDWFLDALKIHHPRQIEFARLNLTHTVMSKRKLLRLVEEGHVEGWDDPRMPTLSGLRRRGYTPDAIRNFCTRIGVAKKASTVDIALLEHCLREDLNKRARRAMGVIHPLKVVIDNYPEGKVDELDAVNNPEDPSAGTRKVPFSRVVYIEKDDFMEDPPKKFYRLAPGREVRLRYAYFITCVDLVKDEKTGEIIEIHCTYDPETRGGDAPDGRKVKATLHWVSAVHAVSAEVRLYDHLFSEADPDRGEEGKNFLDCLNPGSKEILRECRMEPSVTTMEKGKTFQLERLGYFCVDSKDSGNDHIVLNRTVTLRDTWARIRKRGSKQ; translated from the coding sequence ATGGAAGGACGGAACAAGATGCCTCCATTGGAACCGAAAACTTCATCAGACTTTATTCGAACGATTATTGCGCAGGACCTCCGGGAGGGCCGGTTTGACGGTCCCGTCCATACCCGTTTCCCGCCGGAGCCGAACGGGTATCTGCACATCGGGCATGCCAAGTCGATCTGCCTCAATTTCGGGATCGCAGCGGAATATGACGGGGGGCTGTGTAATCTCCGTTTCGACGACACCAATCCCGCCAGAGAGGAAGCGGAGTACATCGAAGCAATCCGTGAGGATCTCCGCTGGCTCGGATTTGACTGGGGAGGCCGGGAATACTACGCCTCCGACTATTTTGACCGGCTCTACGAATTCGCATGCCGGTTAATCCGGGAGGAGAAGGCCTACGTAGACGACCTGACGCCGGAGGAAATTCGGGAATACCGCGGCACCCCCTTCGAAGCGGGGCGGGAAAGCCCCCACCGAAACCGGAGCGTGGAAGAGAACCTTGATCTTTTCGAACGGATGCGACAAGGGGAATTCCCCGACGGAAGCCGGGTCCTCCGGGCAAAAATCGATATGGCCCACCCGAATCTGAACATGCGGGACCCCGTCCTCTACCGGGTCCTCCACGCCCCCCATCATCGGACCGGGCACAAGTGGTGCATCTACCCCATGTACGACTTCGCCCACGGTCAGTCCGATTCCATCGAAGGGATCACCCACTCCATCTGCACCCTCGAATTCGAGGATCACCGCCCCCTCTACGACTGGTTCCTCGATGCGCTGAAGATCCATCACCCGCGACAGATTGAATTTGCACGGCTCAATCTCACCCACACCGTAATGAGCAAACGGAAGTTGCTGCGACTTGTCGAGGAAGGACATGTGGAGGGCTGGGACGACCCGAGGATGCCGACCCTTTCGGGACTCCGGCGCCGCGGCTATACCCCCGACGCCATCCGGAATTTCTGTACACGGATCGGTGTCGCCAAAAAGGCAAGCACGGTCGACATTGCCCTGCTGGAGCATTGCCTACGGGAGGATCTGAACAAGAGAGCCCGACGCGCCATGGGGGTCATCCATCCGCTGAAGGTCGTCATCGACAACTATCCTGAAGGAAAGGTGGATGAACTGGACGCCGTCAACAATCCTGAAGATCCCTCCGCAGGAACCCGGAAGGTCCCCTTCTCCCGGGTCGTTTACATTGAAAAAGACGATTTTATGGAAGATCCACCGAAAAAATTCTACCGACTGGCGCCGGGACGCGAGGTACGGCTCCGTTATGCCTACTTCATCACCTGCGTCGACCTGGTAAAGGATGAAAAAACGGGGGAAATCATCGAAATTCACTGCACCTACGACCCGGAAACCCGGGGGGGGGATGCACCGGATGGCCGAAAGGTCAAAGCAACCCTCCACTGGGTCTCGGCCGTCCACGCCGTCTCCGCCGAAGTCCGGCTCTATGATCATCTGTTCAGCGAAGCCGATCCCGACCGGGGAGAAGAAGGCAAGAATTTTCTCGACTGTCTCAATCCAGGCTCAAAGGAAATCCTGCGGGAATGCCGGATGGAACCGTCGGTAACGACAATGGAGAAAGGGAAGACGTTCCAACTGGAACGTCTCGGCTATTTCTGTGTCGATTCAAAGGATTCGGGCAATGATCATATCGTACTGAATCGTACGGTCACCCTGCGTGATACATGGGCCAGGATCAGAAAAAGAGGTTCAAAGCAGTAA
- a CDS encoding ABC transporter permease — MQKPLEKLGDGFLYFVEHTGRMGIFLFSCIVNALKPPYKIFPVIRQINFIGARSIFVILFTGAFTGMVLGLQGYYTLRKFGSEGLLGSAVALSLIRELGPVLTALMVIGRAGSAICAEIGIMRNSEQIDALECMAIDPYKYLMVPKLIAGIISLPLLTFIFDVVGIFGGCLVGVYLLGVNSGTYFQGMYASVVWKDIEMGLVKSLTFGLLIVWLTAAKGYFLHFDRSGGFGAEGVSRNTTSAVVLASVTILVWDYLISAILL, encoded by the coding sequence ATGCAAAAGCCACTGGAAAAGTTAGGTGATGGTTTTCTATACTTCGTGGAACATACGGGGCGGATGGGGATCTTTCTTTTCTCCTGCATCGTCAATGCCCTGAAACCGCCCTACAAAATCTTTCCCGTCATTCGGCAGATCAATTTCATCGGGGCCAGGTCGATCTTCGTGATTCTCTTCACAGGTGCTTTTACGGGAATGGTCCTCGGACTGCAGGGATATTATACGCTCCGCAAGTTCGGGTCGGAGGGGCTTTTGGGATCGGCCGTGGCCCTGAGCCTGATCCGGGAATTAGGCCCGGTGCTCACCGCCCTTATGGTGATCGGCCGGGCAGGTTCCGCCATCTGCGCCGAGATCGGCATCATGCGGAATTCCGAGCAGATCGATGCCCTTGAGTGCATGGCCATCGACCCCTACAAATACCTCATGGTACCGAAATTGATTGCCGGAATTATCTCCCTGCCGCTTTTGACATTCATATTCGACGTGGTCGGGATCTTCGGCGGCTGTCTCGTCGGGGTCTACCTGTTGGGGGTCAACAGCGGGACCTATTTTCAGGGGATGTACGCCAGCGTGGTTTGGAAGGACATCGAGATGGGACTGGTAAAATCGTTGACCTTCGGCCTGCTGATCGTCTGGCTGACCGCGGCCAAGGGATATTTTCTCCATTTCGACCGCTCCGGTGGTTTCGGGGCGGAGGGTGTGAGCCGGAATACGACCAGTGCGGTGGTGCTGGCATCGGTGACGATACTGGTGTGGGATTACCTGATCAGCGCCATTCTTCTTTAG